A single Streptomyces sannanensis DNA region contains:
- a CDS encoding TerD family protein, with protein MSVSLAKGGNVSLSKEAPGLSAVLVGLGWDVRTTSGADFDLDASALLLGDSGKVVSDRHFVFYNNLTSPDGSVEHTGDNLTGEGEGDDESIKVNLAAVPADVTRIVFPVSIHEADARGQSFGQVRNAFIRVVNQTGGTELARYDLSEDASTETAMVFGELYRNGADWKFRAVGQGYASGLAGIASDFGVNV; from the coding sequence ATGAGTGTGAGCCTCGCCAAGGGCGGCAATGTTTCACTGAGCAAGGAGGCCCCCGGTCTGAGCGCCGTGCTCGTGGGGCTCGGCTGGGACGTGCGCACCACCTCCGGCGCGGACTTCGACCTCGACGCCAGCGCGCTGCTCCTGGGCGACTCCGGAAAGGTCGTCTCCGACCGGCACTTCGTCTTCTACAACAACCTCACGAGCCCCGACGGCTCGGTCGAGCACACGGGCGACAACCTCACCGGCGAGGGAGAGGGAGACGACGAGTCCATCAAGGTGAACCTCGCCGCCGTACCGGCCGATGTCACCAGGATCGTGTTCCCCGTCTCGATTCACGAGGCCGATGCCCGCGGGCAGAGCTTCGGCCAGGTCCGCAACGCCTTCATCCGCGTGGTCAACCAGACCGGCGGCACCGAACTGGCCCGCTACGACCTCTCCGAGGACGCCTCCACCGAAACCGCCATGGTCTTCGGCGAGCTCTACCGCAACGGCGCCGACTGGAAGTTCCGAGCAGTCGGTCAAGGCTATGCCTCCGGACTCGCCGGCATCGCCTCCGACTTCGGCGTCAACGTCTGA
- a CDS encoding alcohol dehydrogenase translates to MSSYRVAQVAATGGPFEIVEREVPQPGPGHVRVAVDACGICHSDALFVDAMLPGVRFPLVPGHEIAGRIEELGEGTHSDWRLGDRVAIGWFGGSCHHCTPCRQGDFIVCPNLKVPGWAYDGGFAETVVVPTDALARIPDSLAPTDAAPIACAGVTTYNGLRRSSAQPGDLVAVLGIGGLGHLGVRYAVAMGFETVAIARGADKADFAKQLGAHHYIDSTTATPVADALQSLGGARVVLATAANSHAITATVDGLSHRGELVVIGADTEPLGISPVQLLMAGKIIRGHPSGTAQDIQDTLAFSALHGIRPMTETVPLGQAAEAYQRMLSGAARFRMVLTTR, encoded by the coding sequence ATGAGCAGCTATCGAGTCGCGCAGGTGGCCGCCACAGGCGGGCCGTTCGAGATCGTCGAGCGTGAGGTACCACAGCCGGGTCCCGGCCATGTACGGGTCGCTGTGGACGCATGCGGAATCTGCCACAGCGACGCCCTGTTCGTGGACGCCATGCTGCCGGGCGTCCGGTTTCCGCTGGTACCCGGGCATGAGATCGCCGGACGCATCGAGGAACTCGGCGAGGGGACACACAGCGACTGGCGGTTGGGCGACCGGGTGGCGATCGGCTGGTTCGGCGGAAGCTGCCACCACTGCACGCCGTGCAGACAGGGCGACTTCATCGTGTGCCCGAACCTCAAGGTTCCGGGATGGGCGTACGACGGCGGTTTCGCCGAGACAGTGGTCGTGCCGACAGACGCCCTGGCCCGGATTCCCGACTCGCTGGCACCGACCGATGCGGCACCCATCGCCTGCGCCGGCGTGACCACGTACAACGGACTGCGGCGCAGCTCAGCGCAGCCGGGCGACCTGGTCGCCGTCCTCGGCATCGGTGGCCTGGGCCACCTGGGGGTGAGATACGCGGTCGCCATGGGCTTCGAAACCGTGGCCATCGCCCGCGGAGCCGACAAAGCCGACTTCGCCAAGCAACTCGGCGCGCACCACTACATCGACAGCACTACCGCCACCCCTGTCGCAGACGCGCTGCAGTCCCTCGGCGGCGCACGGGTCGTCCTGGCCACCGCGGCCAACTCCCATGCCATCACGGCGACCGTGGACGGGCTGTCCCACCGCGGCGAGCTGGTGGTCATCGGCGCGGACACCGAACCACTGGGAATCAGCCCGGTCCAGCTCCTCATGGCCGGTAAGATCATCCGCGGCCACCCGTCCGGCACCGCGCAGGACATCCAGGACACCTTGGCGTTCAGCGCCCTCCACGGGATCCGCCCGATGACCGAGACTGTGCCGCTGGGCCAGGCCGCAGAGGCGTACCAGCGGATGCTCTCCGGCGCGGCCCGCTTCCGGATGGTGCTCACCACCCGCTGA
- a CDS encoding sporulation protein, producing MVFKRLLGSIGVGGPAVDTVLAPGAVLPGGSLTGDVHLKGGNADFGIEHITLELVARVEAELEGGEHQGVVVFDRFTVGGGFRLTEGEQRSLPFSVALPWETPVTELYGQPLGIVLGVRTELGVAAAKDKGDLDPLAVRPLPVQEAILEAFGQLGFGFKSADLEYGRIGGSGQQLPFYQEIELTPAPQYAHAINEIEVTFLATPGGMEVVLEADKRGGLFSGGHDALTRFTVSHHDVHQRDWNAEVDSWMRQLVEHRSSYGTHGSYGHGDPYASGHGHGGHHHSGPGMGTAIAAGAAGLAVGVVGGMVAAEVIDEIGDAFEDEDEGDEG from the coding sequence ATGGTGTTCAAACGACTGCTCGGCTCGATCGGCGTCGGCGGCCCGGCCGTGGACACGGTCCTCGCCCCCGGGGCTGTCCTGCCCGGCGGCAGCCTCACCGGCGACGTCCATCTCAAGGGCGGCAACGCCGACTTCGGCATCGAGCACATCACGCTGGAGCTGGTCGCCCGCGTCGAGGCCGAGTTGGAAGGCGGCGAACACCAAGGCGTCGTCGTCTTCGACCGGTTCACCGTCGGCGGCGGCTTCCGCCTCACTGAGGGCGAGCAGCGCAGCCTGCCGTTCTCGGTGGCGCTCCCGTGGGAGACCCCGGTCACCGAACTGTACGGCCAGCCGCTCGGCATCGTGCTCGGCGTACGCACGGAGCTCGGAGTGGCCGCCGCCAAGGACAAGGGCGACCTCGACCCGCTCGCGGTACGCCCCCTGCCGGTACAGGAAGCGATCCTGGAGGCGTTCGGGCAACTCGGTTTCGGTTTCAAGTCGGCCGACCTCGAGTACGGCCGTATCGGCGGCTCCGGCCAGCAGCTCCCCTTCTACCAGGAGATCGAGCTCACTCCCGCTCCGCAGTACGCGCACGCGATCAACGAGATCGAGGTGACCTTCCTCGCCACCCCGGGCGGCATGGAGGTCGTCCTGGAGGCGGACAAGCGTGGCGGCCTGTTCTCCGGCGGCCACGACGCGCTCACCCGTTTCACCGTGAGCCACCACGACGTTCACCAGCGCGACTGGAACGCCGAAGTCGACAGCTGGATGCGCCAACTCGTCGAGCACCGCTCCTCCTACGGAACCCACGGCTCGTACGGCCACGGCGACCCGTACGCGTCCGGTCACGGCCATGGCGGGCACCACCACTCCGGACCGGGCATGGGTACCGCCATCGCCGCGGGCGCGGCCGGTCTCGCCGTCGGAGTCGTCGGCGGCATGGTCGCAGCCGAGGTCATCGACGAGATCGGCGACGCATTCGAGGACGAGGACGAAGGCGACGAGGGCTGA
- a CDS encoding ion transporter, with protein sequence MTDATAQVPQLRHTLACRCRAITEARWFAVAVFALILANAAVLGVETYTGVVDQWRGALRVVEHSFLVAFTVEMLLRAGAHADRPKDFFRDPWNLFDLAVVLAAFLPLVRENSTVLRLLRLARVLRSARFLPQLRIVMVAIGRSLPGTVSFLLVGALLLYVYAMIGWVFFAAHDPQHFGSIGRAVLTLFLLMTLDGLGDSVRAGLEISRWSIVYYASYVLLASFVLVNVLVGVVINSLEEAKEMEEEQAAASPEHSTSSDVGREDIRARLAATRRALDELEAGLSSLEEARR encoded by the coding sequence ATGACGGACGCCACGGCCCAGGTGCCGCAGCTGCGCCACACCTTGGCCTGCCGATGCCGCGCGATCACCGAGGCGCGCTGGTTCGCCGTAGCGGTCTTCGCTCTTATCCTCGCCAACGCCGCCGTCCTCGGTGTCGAGACCTACACCGGAGTCGTCGACCAATGGCGCGGCGCGCTGCGCGTCGTCGAGCACAGCTTCCTCGTGGCCTTCACTGTGGAGATGCTGCTGCGCGCCGGCGCCCATGCCGACCGGCCCAAGGACTTCTTCCGCGACCCGTGGAACCTCTTCGACCTGGCCGTCGTGCTCGCCGCCTTCCTTCCGCTCGTCCGTGAGAACAGCACCGTCCTGCGGCTGCTCCGGCTGGCCCGGGTCCTGCGTTCCGCCCGCTTCCTGCCGCAGCTGCGCATCGTCATGGTCGCGATCGGCCGAAGTCTGCCCGGGACCGTCAGCTTCCTGCTCGTCGGTGCCCTGCTTCTCTATGTGTACGCGATGATCGGCTGGGTCTTCTTCGCCGCCCACGATCCGCAGCACTTCGGCTCCATCGGCCGGGCCGTCCTCACGCTCTTCCTCCTCATGACCCTGGACGGGCTGGGGGACTCCGTACGCGCCGGCCTGGAGATATCGCGCTGGAGCATCGTCTACTACGCCTCGTACGTACTTCTCGCCTCGTTCGTGCTCGTCAACGTACTCGTCGGCGTCGTCATCAACTCCCTCGAGGAGGCCAAGGAGATGGAGGAGGAGCAGGCCGCTGCCTCCCCGGAACACTCCACGTCGTCAGACGTCGGGCGCGAAGACATCAGGGCGCGGCTGGCCGCGACGCGAAGAGCCCTGGACGAGCTCGAGGCCGGTCTCAGCAGTCTTGAGGAGGCCCGTCGATGA
- a CDS encoding TerB family tellurite resistance protein, which produces MALWDRIKESASTMQTQLVAKKNDLKSGAFRDASMAMCALVAAADGTVDPSERRRVAQLIATNEVLQNFPAEDLQRRFDSNLDKLTADFDFGKVSVLQEIAKAKKKPAEARAVIQIGIVIGGADGDFDKTEQAVVREACYTLDLPPHEFDL; this is translated from the coding sequence ATGGCTCTGTGGGACCGCATCAAGGAATCCGCGTCGACGATGCAAACACAGCTCGTGGCCAAGAAGAACGACCTCAAGAGCGGCGCCTTCCGCGACGCGAGCATGGCCATGTGTGCCCTCGTCGCCGCCGCCGACGGCACCGTCGATCCCTCCGAGCGGCGCCGTGTCGCCCAGCTCATCGCCACCAACGAGGTCCTGCAGAACTTTCCCGCCGAAGACCTCCAGCGCCGCTTCGACAGCAACCTCGACAAGCTGACCGCCGACTTCGACTTCGGCAAGGTCAGCGTCCTCCAGGAAATCGCCAAGGCCAAGAAGAAGCCGGCCGAGGCCCGCGCCGTCATCCAGATCGGCATCGTCATCGGCGGCGCAGACGGCGACTTCGACAAGACCGAACAGGCCGTCGTCCGCGAAGCCTGCTACACCCTGGACCTGCCGCCGCACGAGTTCGACCTGTAA
- a CDS encoding DUF6381 family protein: MDITGGPGSHAKEMRAHAQELEQAAESAADPKERRRLMEEARKLLNDSEQESAMAAGDIYPQD; the protein is encoded by the coding sequence ATGGACATCACAGGCGGACCCGGCAGCCACGCCAAGGAAATGCGTGCGCATGCGCAAGAACTCGAACAAGCCGCGGAAAGCGCTGCCGATCCCAAGGAGAGGAGGCGCCTGATGGAAGAAGCACGCAAGCTGCTCAACGACAGCGAACAGGAGAGCGCCATGGCTGCGGGAGACATC
- a CDS encoding N,N-dimethylformamidase beta subunit family domain-containing protein: MSVLPGESFGLHVSTTAPGFRVSAYRMGWYGGVQARLVWRSERVPGRAQGAPRLEGATRTVRAHWKRTLTVGTQGWPEGAYLLRLDAESGHQRYVPLIVRSAHGAGRTVLMSAPATWQAYNRWGGYNLYEGSDGTYGSRSLVVSFDRPYDRNGAEKFMVYERAAVALAERLGIPLAYTTGMDVHRDPRVLRGATTVVVLGHDEYWTPQQREHITKARDAGTNLAIMGANTCYRRVRLEQGHDSPDHTVVCYKSSYTSDPYYPRRPALVTTDFRAAPAPDPESGLTGVLYEGYPVDAPYVVHTPDHWLFERTGVRSGDTFEHLVGVEYDRVFPGMPGPEDIEIVAHSPVVCNGRMSHSDSAYYTVPSGAGVFASGTMRWVEGLMAGTHDNGRNHGMDARTGAFVTRTTENLLRAFAVGPAARHRPPVRNNVQQVYQTLL, encoded by the coding sequence GTGAGCGTGCTGCCTGGTGAGTCCTTCGGGCTGCACGTGTCGACCACCGCACCCGGCTTCCGCGTCTCCGCCTACCGCATGGGCTGGTACGGCGGCGTGCAGGCACGGCTGGTGTGGCGTTCCGAGCGGGTGCCGGGACGCGCCCAGGGCGCTCCCCGCCTGGAGGGGGCGACGCGTACGGTGCGTGCCCACTGGAAACGTACTCTCACCGTCGGCACGCAGGGCTGGCCGGAAGGCGCGTACCTGCTGCGCCTGGACGCGGAGAGCGGTCATCAGCGGTACGTGCCGTTGATCGTCCGCTCAGCGCACGGCGCCGGCCGCACGGTACTGATGTCCGCGCCCGCCACCTGGCAGGCGTACAACCGATGGGGCGGCTACAACCTCTACGAGGGATCGGACGGCACATACGGCTCGAGGTCGCTCGTGGTCAGCTTCGACAGGCCCTACGACCGCAACGGCGCGGAGAAGTTCATGGTCTACGAGCGGGCAGCGGTGGCACTGGCCGAGCGCCTCGGTATCCCGCTCGCCTACACCACCGGCATGGACGTCCACCGCGACCCCCGCGTCCTGCGCGGCGCGACGACGGTGGTCGTGCTGGGGCACGACGAGTACTGGACCCCGCAACAGCGGGAGCACATCACCAAGGCACGGGACGCCGGCACCAATCTCGCCATCATGGGCGCCAATACGTGCTACCGGCGAGTCCGGCTGGAGCAGGGGCACGACTCCCCCGATCACACTGTGGTCTGCTATAAGAGCTCCTACACGTCCGACCCGTACTACCCACGTCGTCCGGCCCTGGTCACCACCGACTTCCGCGCGGCCCCCGCACCCGACCCCGAATCGGGTCTCACCGGGGTGCTGTACGAGGGATATCCGGTGGACGCGCCGTATGTCGTCCACACGCCCGACCACTGGCTGTTCGAGAGAACCGGCGTCCGGTCGGGCGACACGTTCGAGCATCTGGTGGGCGTGGAGTACGACCGGGTTTTTCCGGGCATGCCCGGCCCCGAGGACATCGAGATCGTCGCGCACTCCCCCGTCGTGTGCAACGGCCGCATGAGTCACAGCGACTCGGCGTACTACACCGTGCCCAGCGGTGCGGGCGTCTTCGCGAGCGGAACAATGCGCTGGGTGGAGGGCCTCATGGCGGGCACCCACGACAACGGACGCAACCACGGGATGGACGCCCGTACGGGCGCGTTCGTCACCCGTACCACGGAGAACCTGTTGAGAGCCTTCGCCGTCGGGCCGGCGGCCCGGCACCGCCCACCCGTCCGGAACAACGTGCAGCAGGTGTACCAGACCCTGCTGTAG
- a CDS encoding MarR family transcriptional regulator, which produces MKSDSVPMVPSALLALQRATHTTLHVLAAELVDLDLTASEINALANLADGNGRTVSQLGAAVGARPTTLTSVLDRLERRGHITRGTRAGDRRSVLVELTPSGRLTAATIRQTLSELEQRVLAGVSPEAVEGFRTVLEAMTKVSA; this is translated from the coding sequence GTGAAGTCCGATTCCGTTCCCATGGTGCCCTCGGCCCTGCTTGCCCTGCAGCGTGCCACGCACACCACGCTGCACGTGCTTGCCGCCGAGCTCGTCGATCTGGACCTGACCGCCTCCGAGATCAACGCGCTGGCCAACCTCGCCGACGGCAACGGCCGCACGGTGTCCCAGCTGGGCGCCGCCGTCGGCGCGCGCCCCACCACGCTGACCAGCGTGCTCGACCGGCTGGAGCGTCGCGGCCACATCACCCGCGGCACCCGCGCCGGCGACCGCCGATCCGTGCTCGTCGAACTGACGCCCTCCGGACGGCTGACGGCCGCCACGATCAGGCAGACCCTCAGCGAGCTGGAGCAACGTGTCCTGGCCGGGGTGTCCCCCGAGGCGGTCGAGGGTTTCCGCACGGTCCTGGAAGCAATGACGAAGGTAAGCGCATGA
- a CDS encoding GlsB/YeaQ/YmgE family stress response membrane protein translates to MEISGIFSAIVIGAVIGVLGRLALPGRQRIGILWTIAVGIVAALIGSGIASALGVADTKGIDWVEWGIQIALAAVGVAALERIRARR, encoded by the coding sequence ATGGAAATCTCCGGCATCTTCAGCGCAATAGTGATCGGCGCCGTCATCGGCGTGCTCGGACGGCTCGCCCTCCCCGGCCGACAGCGCATAGGCATCCTGTGGACGATCGCCGTCGGCATCGTCGCCGCCCTCATCGGCAGCGGCATCGCGTCCGCCCTCGGCGTCGCGGACACCAAGGGCATCGACTGGGTCGAGTGGGGCATCCAGATCGCCCTCGCCGCCGTGGGTGTGGCCGCCCTGGAACGTATCCGGGCACGCCGCTGA
- a CDS encoding BlaI/MecI/CopY family transcriptional regulator, with amino-acid sequence MSNQETAGSLPGGGIRRRGQGELEAQVLSVLRDAPGPVTAVWVQAQLPGHLAYTTVMTILTRLRAKNAVTREREGRSFVWRATSDQAGLAALRMRRVLDGECDREAVLASFVTSLSPEDERLLRGLLSHTSDDPEE; translated from the coding sequence TTGAGTAACCAGGAAACTGCCGGCTCGCTCCCTGGGGGCGGCATCCGTAGACGGGGACAGGGTGAACTCGAGGCGCAGGTGCTGTCCGTGCTGCGGGACGCGCCCGGCCCGGTGACCGCGGTTTGGGTGCAGGCGCAGCTGCCCGGCCACCTCGCGTACACCACCGTCATGACGATCCTTACCCGGTTGCGGGCCAAGAACGCCGTCACGCGGGAGCGGGAAGGCCGGTCCTTCGTCTGGCGGGCGACATCCGACCAGGCGGGCCTGGCCGCGCTGCGGATGCGACGGGTCCTGGACGGCGAGTGCGATCGGGAAGCGGTGCTGGCCAGTTTCGTCACATCGCTCTCCCCCGAGGACGAACGACTGCTGCGCGGTCTGCTCAGCCATACGAGCGACGATCCGGAGGAGTGA
- a CDS encoding NAD(P)H-dependent oxidoreductase produces the protein MTTDAHPGPLRVLVFGAALRAGSANARLASLVVRLISDTGATVDHAAMHDFDMPLYDGDVEAATGLPNGALALRDRIEQSDAFVISSPEYNGSVPGVLKNAIDWVSRVRPQPFRTKHALLVSASPSLIGGNRGLWALRVPLEHLGTRVYPDMFSLANCYQAFAEDGTLIDPGLRQRLTETVTAFLSLVEADVRYVCLERRWYEFLGDRTEAPITQRAEG, from the coding sequence ATGACCACGGACGCCCATCCCGGCCCGCTGCGCGTGCTCGTCTTCGGCGCCGCACTGCGGGCCGGATCGGCCAACGCCCGCCTCGCGTCCCTCGTGGTTCGGCTGATCTCCGACACCGGCGCCACCGTCGACCACGCTGCCATGCACGACTTCGACATGCCGTTGTACGACGGCGACGTGGAGGCCGCCACAGGACTGCCGAACGGCGCCCTCGCGCTGCGTGACCGGATCGAACAGTCCGATGCCTTCGTCATCTCGTCCCCCGAGTACAACGGCTCCGTGCCGGGCGTACTGAAGAACGCGATCGACTGGGTCTCACGTGTACGGCCGCAGCCGTTCAGGACCAAGCACGCGTTGCTTGTCTCCGCCTCGCCGTCCTTGATCGGTGGCAACCGAGGGCTGTGGGCGCTGAGAGTCCCCTTGGAACACCTCGGTACTCGCGTCTATCCGGACATGTTCAGCCTTGCCAATTGCTACCAGGCATTCGCGGAGGACGGAACGCTGATCGACCCGGGGTTGCGGCAACGCCTCACCGAAACCGTGACCGCGTTCCTCAGCCTCGTCGAAGCCGATGTGCGATACGTCTGTCTGGAGCGCCGGTGGTACGAATTCCTGGGAGACCGCACCGAGGCGCCCATCACCCAACGGGCCGAGGGGTGA
- a CDS encoding M56 family metallopeptidase, whose protein sequence is MGVFVFLPLVLPLTAWPIARLAEQHLHPVTATRLLAGVSALMALSSTVCLALIMVVGTAQLPGNPLPDSWSDPEVRKAVPYDEVVGIIAIPALAVVAASCVWTVWRHHRVRRSAVRALAGIRPSPVAVLPDESPYAYALPGRRGRIVVSTAMLACLDSGERRALFAHERVHLTASHHRYLLAAQLAARANPFLRPLCTAVAYGAERWADEEAARVIGNRRVMARAVGKAALVSRGTPSPALAGFAAGPVPRRVAALLGPMPPARSWPSAFTVAGVAVWTAAAGATASALSSANSAVALFLVLKAATPL, encoded by the coding sequence GTGGGCGTCTTCGTCTTCCTGCCGCTGGTGCTGCCCTTGACGGCATGGCCGATCGCGCGCCTCGCCGAGCAGCACCTGCATCCGGTCACCGCGACCCGGCTCCTGGCAGGTGTGAGCGCGCTGATGGCCCTGTCCAGCACCGTGTGCCTGGCGTTGATCATGGTGGTCGGAACCGCCCAACTGCCGGGCAATCCGCTGCCGGACAGCTGGTCCGATCCGGAGGTGCGCAAAGCGGTCCCGTACGACGAGGTCGTCGGCATCATCGCGATTCCGGCTCTGGCCGTCGTGGCCGCTAGCTGCGTCTGGACTGTCTGGCGTCACCACCGGGTGCGGCGCAGCGCCGTACGGGCTCTGGCGGGGATTCGGCCGTCACCGGTCGCGGTGCTGCCCGACGAGTCGCCGTACGCGTATGCGCTGCCGGGCAGGCGGGGGCGGATCGTGGTGTCCACGGCGATGCTGGCCTGCCTCGATTCCGGGGAGCGCAGGGCGCTGTTCGCCCATGAACGTGTCCATCTGACGGCCTCCCATCACCGCTACCTCCTGGCCGCACAACTTGCCGCGCGGGCCAACCCGTTCCTGCGGCCCCTGTGTACCGCCGTCGCCTACGGGGCGGAGCGCTGGGCGGACGAGGAGGCGGCCCGGGTGATCGGGAACCGGCGGGTGATGGCGCGTGCGGTCGGCAAGGCCGCCCTGGTCTCACGGGGTACGCCTTCGCCGGCACTGGCCGGTTTTGCTGCCGGTCCCGTGCCCCGGCGCGTGGCCGCCCTGCTCGGTCCCATGCCCCCGGCCCGGTCGTGGCCGTCCGCCTTCACCGTGGCGGGCGTTGCCGTCTGGACGGCTGCGGCCGGTGCGACGGCGTCCGCTCTGTCGTCGGCGAACTCGGCTGTGGCGCTCTTCCTCGTCCTCAAGGCGGCGACACCGCTCTGA
- the ppk2 gene encoding polyphosphate kinase 2: protein MSSAAYEKELLRLQIELVKLQEWVRATGERLVVLFEGRDAAGKGGTIKRVTEHLNPRIARIVALPVPTERERTQWYFQRYAEQLPAGGEIVLFDRSWYNRAGVEHVMGFCTPDEYRRFLHQCPIFERMLTEDGILLRKYWFSVSDAEQERRFRKRLSDPTRRWKLSAMDVESFTRWEAYSRAKDEMFVHTDITEAPWYVVESDDKRAARINMIAHLLSTVPYGQVEPPLVQLPPRPSSTGYQRPPRDLQSYVPDYAATLLDRSPPGAAHPQG, encoded by the coding sequence CTGTCCTCGGCTGCGTACGAGAAAGAGCTGTTGCGTCTCCAGATCGAGCTGGTCAAGCTCCAGGAGTGGGTACGGGCCACAGGCGAGCGGCTCGTGGTCCTCTTCGAGGGCCGCGACGCGGCCGGCAAGGGCGGCACGATCAAACGGGTCACCGAGCACCTCAACCCGCGCATCGCCCGCATCGTCGCCCTGCCGGTGCCGACCGAGCGCGAGCGCACCCAGTGGTACTTCCAGCGCTACGCCGAGCAGCTCCCGGCCGGGGGAGAGATCGTGCTGTTCGACCGCAGCTGGTACAACCGGGCCGGCGTCGAGCACGTCATGGGCTTCTGCACCCCGGATGAATACCGGCGCTTTCTTCATCAATGTCCCATCTTCGAGCGGATGCTCACCGAGGACGGGATCCTGCTGCGCAAGTACTGGTTCTCGGTGAGTGACGCCGAGCAGGAGCGCCGGTTCCGCAAGCGGCTCAGCGACCCGACACGGCGCTGGAAGCTCTCCGCGATGGACGTGGAGTCCTTCACCCGCTGGGAGGCGTACTCCCGGGCGAAGGACGAGATGTTCGTGCACACCGACATCACCGAGGCGCCCTGGTACGTCGTGGAGAGCGACGACAAGCGCGCAGCGCGCATCAACATGATCGCCCACCTGCTGTCGACCGTCCCGTACGGCCAGGTCGAGCCACCGCTGGTGCAGCTGCCGCCGCGGCCTTCGTCGACGGGATACCAGCGGCCCCCCAGGGACCTCCAGTCGTACGTGCCCGACTATGCGGCCACGCTGCTGGACCGGTCCCCGCCCGGTGCGGCACACCCTCAAGGGTGA